A window of Elusimicrobiota bacterium contains these coding sequences:
- a CDS encoding GNAT family N-acetyltransferase, which yields MGLLDVKDLSFNFVETPARREAIYRLRYDVWVTELSHAQPLHFPKGLVTDELDAVSLHAAALRGPDPVAAIRLIPPTAKGLPIHGVINVRFSGRPEPTAEISHLVISQIYRRRKEDGPFGAEPYLRQSEGGSLPDQGPLGMTLRGRKGPRLILGLFRLLYLASKQRGLTRWFFLADVRLFTLLTRYGMPFRQMADRPADFPDRIPASMLISEFEDRLRRLDPGLFEEFTH from the coding sequence TAAAGACCTTTCCTTCAATTTCGTGGAAACCCCCGCGCGGCGGGAGGCGATTTACCGCCTACGCTACGATGTGTGGGTGACGGAATTGTCCCACGCCCAACCGCTCCACTTCCCCAAGGGCTTGGTCACCGACGAGTTGGACGCGGTGTCGCTTCACGCGGCAGCCCTGCGGGGCCCCGACCCTGTGGCCGCGATCCGTTTGATTCCACCCACCGCCAAGGGCCTGCCCATCCACGGGGTGATCAACGTCCGTTTCAGCGGGCGGCCGGAGCCGACCGCCGAAATTTCCCACTTGGTGATCAGTCAAATATACCGTCGACGAAAAGAGGACGGTCCCTTCGGCGCGGAGCCGTACCTGCGCCAAAGCGAGGGCGGTTCCCTGCCGGATCAGGGCCCTCTGGGCATGACCCTGCGGGGTCGAAAAGGCCCCCGGTTGATTCTCGGGTTGTTTCGGCTTCTTTACCTCGCTTCCAAGCAGCGCGGATTGACGCGTTGGTTTTTCCTGGCGGACGTGAGGCTTTTCACCCTGTTGACCCGCTACGGCATGCCCTTCCGGCAGATGGCCGACCGTCCGGCGGATTTTCCGGATCGCATACCGGCGTCGATGTTGATTTCGGAATTCGAAGACCGCCTCCGGCGACTGGACCCGGGGCTGTTCGAAGAATTTACACATTAA